The Acidicapsa ligni genome has a window encoding:
- a CDS encoding ABC transporter permease, whose protein sequence is MANFLNDLRYSIRQLRKSIGFTMVCVLTLALGVGANTAVFSVMNAVLLKSLPVSDPQRVVYLRTSNPPLNTGTINTNETFSYPVYDALRRQHDGLADVMAYVPLSSGKVAVRFDGAPEEAEGDMVSGNFFSGLGVEVARGRGFTAEDEGLHAPYAVISYKYWTQRFSRSPEVIGKTFYVSGVPLSIIGVAAEGFEGTEAGHSTDFWIPLQHRVELNAWGNPPDDGKLYQDDGTWWCMRMIARVASGVTKTQAIARLQSEFQTAAYIGLGNPQPGERKPVLGFVDAKSFPGYDAQYGKPLRMLMAMVGLVLLIALSNVAMLLMARNAARQREFSLRLALGAGRNELFRQLLTESLLLVAVGGGLAWMFAAVATKALGSWARIETSLAADNTVLLFTLGILVLAALLFGLAPLRIALSAGPGLVLKTSSATSNTDARNSRTGKVIVTLQMALCVVLLVGGGLLVRTLRNLQNISLGFPADGLVVFGVNPQSHSVAEGIQFYQGLMRKLRMLPGVESVSIMEERLGSWSSDNSAMMVDGKLPEIANGSSGTVRSNVIGPDFFHTLGVPVLMGRDFKDSDTASSPHVGIINEQFAKRFFPNENPLGHTIGSDNGQYTMAVVGVVKDHKYRSVDEEPIPMAWYMYAQIPITMKMHVEMRVHGDPLAILPSAQKVLQQIDPTLPLIEPMTQRAQYETTISQQLLFARLAGFFGLLAVVLVATGLYGTLTYRVNNRTAEIGVRMALGARRGQVVWMVLRDSLVMTAIGVAIGVPLAGLVSQALASTLYGVKPYDIFSYSMAVYGVVIVALVASLIPARRAASVDPLSALRAE, encoded by the coding sequence ATGGCCAATTTTCTAAATGACCTGCGGTACTCGATTCGGCAATTGCGGAAATCTATCGGTTTCACGATGGTTTGCGTGCTTACGCTGGCGTTGGGAGTTGGCGCAAACACTGCTGTATTCAGCGTGATGAACGCGGTGTTGCTCAAGTCATTGCCCGTGTCTGATCCGCAGCGCGTGGTGTATCTCCGCACTTCCAATCCTCCGCTTAACACGGGCACGATCAATACGAATGAGACGTTCTCCTATCCGGTTTACGATGCTCTGCGCAGGCAGCATGATGGCCTGGCAGATGTCATGGCCTATGTGCCGCTATCGTCCGGCAAGGTCGCTGTGCGTTTTGATGGAGCGCCCGAGGAAGCGGAAGGCGATATGGTTAGCGGCAACTTCTTCTCGGGGCTGGGTGTGGAAGTGGCGCGAGGCCGCGGCTTTACAGCGGAGGATGAAGGGCTGCATGCTCCGTATGCGGTGATCAGCTACAAGTACTGGACGCAGCGGTTTTCGCGGAGTCCGGAAGTGATTGGGAAGACGTTTTATGTAAGCGGGGTTCCGCTGTCGATTATAGGCGTGGCTGCCGAGGGGTTCGAGGGTACGGAGGCTGGTCATTCGACGGATTTCTGGATTCCTCTGCAACATCGAGTGGAGTTGAATGCATGGGGTAATCCGCCGGATGACGGCAAGTTATATCAAGATGACGGAACGTGGTGGTGCATGCGGATGATTGCGCGTGTTGCTTCGGGTGTGACGAAGACGCAGGCAATTGCACGGCTGCAATCGGAGTTTCAAACGGCGGCGTATATCGGGCTTGGAAATCCTCAGCCGGGTGAGAGGAAGCCGGTGTTGGGCTTCGTGGATGCGAAGAGTTTTCCTGGGTACGATGCGCAGTACGGCAAGCCGCTGCGCATGTTGATGGCGATGGTGGGGCTGGTTCTGCTGATTGCGTTAAGCAATGTGGCGATGTTGTTGATGGCTCGCAACGCTGCACGGCAACGTGAGTTTTCATTGCGGCTGGCGCTGGGTGCGGGACGAAACGAGTTGTTTCGGCAGTTACTGACGGAGAGCCTGCTGCTCGTGGCCGTTGGCGGTGGGCTGGCATGGATGTTTGCTGCTGTTGCGACGAAGGCTTTAGGGTCATGGGCGCGGATTGAGACCAGCCTGGCTGCGGATAACACTGTGCTGCTGTTTACGCTGGGAATCCTTGTGCTGGCTGCGTTGTTGTTTGGATTGGCACCGTTGCGGATTGCGCTTTCGGCTGGGCCCGGGCTGGTGCTGAAGACTTCTTCGGCTACTTCGAATACGGATGCGAGGAATTCGCGGACGGGCAAAGTCATTGTGACTTTGCAGATGGCTTTGTGTGTGGTGTTGCTGGTGGGCGGAGGGTTGCTGGTTCGCACGCTGAGGAATCTGCAGAATATTTCTCTGGGTTTTCCTGCGGATGGGCTGGTTGTGTTTGGGGTAAATCCTCAGTCGCATTCGGTTGCAGAAGGTATCCAGTTTTATCAAGGATTGATGCGCAAGTTGCGCATGTTACCTGGTGTGGAGTCCGTCTCGATCATGGAAGAGCGGCTGGGTTCGTGGTCGTCAGACAATAGCGCGATGATGGTGGATGGCAAGTTGCCGGAGATAGCGAACGGTTCTTCGGGGACAGTGCGCAGCAACGTGATTGGGCCTGACTTCTTTCATACGCTGGGTGTGCCGGTGTTGATGGGCCGCGACTTCAAGGATTCGGATACAGCGAGTTCGCCGCATGTCGGAATCATCAATGAGCAATTTGCGAAACGATTTTTTCCGAACGAGAATCCATTGGGGCATACGATCGGATCGGACAACGGCCAGTACACGATGGCCGTGGTCGGAGTGGTAAAAGATCACAAGTACAGAAGCGTGGATGAAGAGCCGATTCCAATGGCGTGGTACATGTATGCGCAGATTCCAATCACGATGAAGATGCATGTCGAGATGCGCGTTCACGGCGATCCATTGGCAATTTTGCCGAGTGCGCAGAAGGTGCTACAGCAGATAGATCCGACACTGCCGCTGATAGAGCCGATGACGCAGCGGGCTCAGTATGAGACGACGATTTCGCAGCAACTGTTGTTTGCGCGGCTTGCGGGCTTCTTCGGGTTACTGGCCGTGGTGCTGGTAGCGACGGGGCTTTATGGGACGCTGACGTATCGCGTAAACAATCGCACGGCGGAGATTGGTGTACGGATGGCACTGGGCGCGCGACGCGGGCAGGTGGTGTGGATGGTGTTGCGGGACAGCCTTGTTATGACGGCGATCGGAGTTGCTATTGGTGTGCCGCTGGCAGGGCTGGTTTCGCAAGCGCTTGCCTCTACACTCTATGGAGTGAAGCCATACGACATTTTCAGCTATTCGATGGCAGTGTATGGGGTGGTGATTGTAGCGCTGGTGGCAAGCCTGATTCCGGCGCGCAGAGCAGCCAGTGTCGATCCTCTGAGTGCGCTGCGCGCGGAGTAA
- a CDS encoding alpha-L-fucosidase, with protein MLGTRRLCRILCLSTTFLLLGSQLAISAVTPEDDVEKGSLNKPERLDWFRDQGFGLFIHWSVDSQLGVVISHSLVGASPEYTDRFFGDLPKSFDPHEFHPLDWARLAHLAGIRYVMFTTKHHSGFAMFDTATTPFGIMNTPFHRDITKEVFDAFRSEGIATGVYYSPDDFWWLHQHGKTIQRSVPGVQPRNNPGLMQYDQTQINELLTHYGKIDALFLDGEADGLRDLAWKLNPDIVVTRGAIKTPELTIPGMPIPGAWETCMTMGTAWQYQPQNEHYKSGGELIRMLIQTRAKGGNFLLNVGPKPNGELPIEEEERLREIALWMFVNSDAIYSVRPWVITNEGDTWFTKKKDSNTLYAIVESDTPWPRATWKDFTLHSVHATDKTEVSILGQSGQIVEYHAEIKPESSWHQEKDGLHIRAMQAQRLQDNFRWPNPVVLKITNVEPAFAPPHVQTIGSIAEPSGQQETLQGNVLDMGDSSSLQVGFEYRPILGEDVNSRSSPWIATPIQTIMKPGPITAHIEGLSPKTTYEFRAVIHHPLLALYGSEISMKR; from the coding sequence ATGCTCGGAACGCGACGTCTCTGCCGTATCCTCTGCCTATCCACCACTTTTCTGCTGCTCGGCAGCCAGCTCGCTATCTCCGCTGTCACTCCCGAGGACGATGTTGAGAAAGGCTCGTTGAACAAGCCGGAACGATTGGATTGGTTTCGCGATCAGGGCTTTGGCCTCTTCATTCACTGGAGCGTCGACAGCCAGCTTGGCGTAGTCATCAGCCATTCGCTCGTCGGTGCGTCGCCTGAATATACCGATCGCTTTTTCGGAGATCTGCCGAAATCCTTCGACCCGCACGAGTTTCATCCATTGGATTGGGCGCGGCTTGCGCACCTGGCGGGCATCCGATATGTGATGTTTACAACGAAGCATCACTCCGGTTTTGCGATGTTCGACACGGCAACGACTCCATTCGGCATCATGAATACGCCCTTTCATCGCGATATCACGAAAGAGGTTTTCGACGCCTTTCGCTCTGAGGGTATCGCCACAGGTGTTTATTATTCGCCGGATGATTTCTGGTGGCTGCATCAGCATGGCAAGACGATCCAGCGCTCTGTTCCCGGAGTGCAGCCGCGCAATAACCCCGGCCTGATGCAATACGACCAAACCCAGATCAACGAGCTTCTGACGCACTACGGCAAGATCGACGCACTCTTTTTGGATGGCGAAGCGGACGGACTTCGCGACCTCGCATGGAAGCTCAATCCCGACATCGTCGTCACACGCGGCGCAATCAAAACGCCCGAACTCACCATCCCCGGCATGCCGATACCCGGCGCCTGGGAAACCTGTATGACCATGGGCACAGCATGGCAGTACCAGCCACAAAACGAGCACTACAAGTCCGGTGGCGAACTGATTCGCATGCTCATTCAGACACGTGCCAAGGGCGGCAATTTCCTCCTCAATGTCGGCCCCAAACCGAATGGCGAACTGCCTATCGAAGAAGAAGAACGCCTGCGCGAAATCGCCCTTTGGATGTTTGTGAACTCGGATGCAATTTATAGTGTGCGCCCCTGGGTTATCACCAACGAAGGCGATACCTGGTTTACGAAAAAGAAAGACAGCAACACGCTGTACGCCATCGTCGAATCCGATACGCCGTGGCCGCGTGCCACCTGGAAGGACTTCACGCTGCATTCGGTTCATGCAACGGATAAAACGGAAGTAAGCATCCTTGGCCAGAGCGGTCAGATTGTCGAATACCACGCGGAGATCAAGCCTGAATCAAGCTGGCATCAGGAAAAAGATGGCCTCCACATCCGCGCGATGCAGGCACAACGATTGCAGGACAACTTCCGCTGGCCGAACCCGGTTGTGTTGAAGATCACAAATGTTGAACCGGCATTCGCTCCTCCGCATGTGCAGACCATCGGATCAATCGCAGAGCCTTCCGGTCAGCAGGAGACACTGCAAGGCAATGTTCTGGACATGGGCGACAGTTCCTCGCTTCAGGTTGGATTTGAATATCGTCCGATTCTCGGAGAGGACGTTAATTCGCGCTCCTCGCCGTGGATCGCCACGCCGATACAAACCATAATGAAACCCGGCCCGATCACCGCGCATATCGAAGGGCTCTCCCCAAAAACGACATACGAATTTCGCGCCGTTATCCACCATCCATTACTCGCACTCTATGGCTCCGAGATCTCCATGAAGCGTTAG